In Reichenbachiella agarivorans, one genomic interval encodes:
- a CDS encoding dicarboxylate/amino acid:cation symporter: protein MKKLPLHVKIILGLLAGIVWALVSSALGWNEFTITWIDPFGTIFIRLLKFIAVPLVLFSIISGVSGLSDVSKLGRLGGKTLGIYLLTTVIAISVGLILVNVVKPGAFMDDEQRMKNRISYELWLKDNDMGKAQDGKSYLDMPEYSALVSQALTEGNISEADLKNVEKKMAVAKAKKEESPLQFFVEMIPENILMAVSDNGLMLQVIFFAIFFGITIVLIPADLAAPVIKLFDGLNAIFLKMVDLVMQAAPVFVFALLAGVIAKMADTPQEVLEIFIGLGSYSITLFVGLVFMAFVFYPILLKLFVKKISFKEFLRNISPAQFLAFSTSSSAATLPVTMECVEENMGVPKSISSFVLPIGATVNMDGTSLYQAVAVVFLAQLHLVDLTFAQQLTIVLTTTLASIGTAATPSAGLVMMIIVLQSVGLNPAWVAIVFPVDRILDMCRTVVNVTGDATVCTIIAKSEGELEKYS from the coding sequence ATGAAAAAATTACCTCTTCACGTCAAAATAATACTGGGTCTTTTGGCTGGTATTGTATGGGCTTTGGTGTCAAGTGCGCTAGGCTGGAATGAATTTACCATCACATGGATTGATCCTTTCGGAACTATTTTTATTCGTCTACTCAAGTTCATCGCTGTACCACTCGTACTCTTCTCGATCATCAGTGGGGTGTCTGGACTCAGTGATGTGTCTAAACTGGGCAGACTCGGAGGCAAAACATTGGGAATCTATTTGCTCACAACCGTGATAGCTATTAGTGTGGGATTGATCTTGGTCAATGTAGTGAAACCAGGCGCATTTATGGACGATGAGCAGCGTATGAAAAACAGGATTTCTTATGAGCTGTGGTTGAAAGATAATGACATGGGTAAAGCCCAAGATGGGAAATCTTACCTAGATATGCCTGAGTACTCAGCACTCGTCAGCCAAGCATTGACAGAAGGAAACATTTCTGAAGCAGATCTCAAAAATGTCGAGAAAAAAATGGCAGTAGCCAAGGCAAAAAAAGAGGAAAGTCCCTTGCAGTTTTTTGTAGAGATGATTCCAGAAAATATTCTCATGGCAGTCTCTGACAATGGACTGATGTTGCAGGTTATCTTTTTTGCCATATTTTTTGGGATTACGATTGTTTTGATTCCTGCAGATTTGGCCGCACCAGTGATTAAACTCTTTGATGGTTTGAATGCCATATTTTTGAAGATGGTGGATTTGGTGATGCAAGCAGCCCCAGTTTTCGTCTTTGCTTTGTTGGCAGGCGTCATCGCTAAGATGGCAGATACACCTCAAGAGGTTTTGGAGATTTTTATTGGTTTAGGGTCTTATTCGATTACCTTGTTTGTAGGCTTGGTTTTTATGGCATTTGTTTTTTATCCCATATTACTCAAGCTGTTTGTCAAGAAAATTTCTTTCAAAGAGTTTTTGAGAAACATCAGTCCAGCACAGTTTTTGGCATTTTCTACGAGTTCTAGTGCGGCAACCTTGCCAGTCACGATGGAGTGTGTGGAGGAAAATATGGGAGTACCCAAAAGCATCTCCAGTTTTGTACTGCCAATTGGTGCAACTGTCAATATGGATGGGACGAGTTTGTATCAAGCGGTAGCAGTCGTGTTTTTGGCACAGTTGCATTTGGTAGATTTAACGTTTGCGCAGCAGTTGACGATTGTGTTGACGACTACCTTGGCCTCTATAGGTACTGCCGCTACGCCGAGTGCTGGCCTGGTCATGATGATCATTGTGCTACAATCTGTAGGCTTGAACCCTGCTTGGGTGGCGATTGTATTCCCAGTGGATAGAATCTTGGACATGTGTCGTACGGTCGTTAATGTGACGGGTGATGCGACGGTTTGTACCATCATCGCCAAGTCTGAAGGTGAGTTAGAAAAGTATTCGTAG
- a CDS encoding mechanosensitive ion channel family protein codes for MRKLAFILLPIFSLLSWTKPLLASEGDSITILLESPYQALRTFVKYTERSSIQDYKKASVVFNDPSLSVDEKTKYAKKLEQILEGAGVLLQFNSIPSDPNHYDSLQNDYLYTISNRYPEIYLQKRRGRWQFQREVLTQIDSVHHELFQFGTNILFSQEQKDNLLGDEFLGLKTWQWIGIGIVFLAGYLVRFIFSLVFEKIIIQLLEKLGQGHIGSRYILPIAKPTGMVCVLILISVFYPLLQLPRQFGVYIVFSLKALIPLFGIIILYRMVNIVEIYLVRLVGKTESKLDDQLVPILKKTLRILIVVVGVLVILDNINIPILPLLTGLSIGGLAFALAAQDTIKNFFGSLMIFIDKPFQIGDWITSGDIDGTVEEVGFRSTRIRTFRNSVISVPNGQLADSTIDNNGLRQYRRFRTILAITYDTPPERIEVFVEGLKKIVQKHPNTNNEKFEIYLNDMGAHSLDILFYIFFEAATWSDELKFRQEIILEILKLGRLLSVHFAFPTQTLHVENMPGQPSLSPEYTLTKQDLNDRLNQYFGEKA; via the coding sequence ATGCGAAAGCTAGCATTCATTCTATTACCTATTTTTTCACTTCTTTCTTGGACTAAGCCACTATTGGCATCTGAAGGCGACTCTATTACTATACTACTAGAATCCCCCTACCAAGCACTCAGGACATTTGTTAAATATACTGAAAGAAGCAGCATCCAAGATTATAAAAAAGCTTCAGTAGTATTCAACGACCCTAGTCTCTCTGTCGATGAGAAAACAAAGTACGCAAAGAAGCTAGAACAAATACTGGAAGGAGCAGGCGTGCTCTTGCAATTTAACAGCATTCCCAGTGATCCCAATCATTATGATTCATTGCAAAACGACTATTTATACACAATCAGTAATCGCTACCCAGAGATATATCTCCAAAAAAGGAGAGGCCGCTGGCAATTTCAGAGAGAAGTTCTGACCCAAATTGACTCAGTCCACCATGAGTTATTTCAGTTTGGTACCAACATCCTTTTCAGCCAAGAACAAAAGGATAATCTATTAGGAGATGAGTTCTTAGGGTTAAAGACATGGCAATGGATTGGTATTGGGATAGTGTTTTTAGCAGGGTACCTAGTCAGGTTCATTTTTTCTCTAGTCTTTGAAAAAATCATCATTCAATTGCTCGAAAAACTTGGACAAGGTCACATCGGTAGTAGATACATTCTACCCATCGCAAAACCAACAGGTATGGTTTGTGTCCTTATTCTTATTAGTGTCTTTTATCCTCTACTACAACTTCCCCGTCAGTTTGGGGTGTACATTGTATTTTCTCTCAAGGCATTGATTCCACTATTTGGCATCATCATTCTCTACCGTATGGTGAATATAGTAGAAATATACCTCGTGAGGTTAGTAGGAAAAACCGAAAGCAAACTGGATGATCAGCTTGTCCCGATACTCAAAAAAACCCTAAGAATACTTATCGTTGTTGTGGGGGTATTGGTCATACTAGACAATATCAATATCCCGATCTTACCCTTGCTGACTGGCTTGTCTATTGGTGGTTTAGCATTTGCGTTGGCTGCTCAAGATACAATCAAAAATTTTTTTGGGTCACTGATGATTTTCATAGACAAACCCTTTCAGATTGGTGATTGGATTACCTCAGGAGATATTGATGGTACAGTGGAGGAGGTCGGCTTTCGATCTACTAGAATTCGTACCTTCCGAAACTCTGTGATTTCAGTACCAAATGGACAATTGGCCGATAGTACCATAGACAACAATGGATTGAGACAATATCGAAGATTTCGTACGATCCTTGCCATCACTTATGACACTCCACCAGAGCGTATTGAAGTATTTGTAGAGGGGTTAAAAAAAATAGTACAGAAGCATCCCAACACCAATAATGAGAAGTTTGAAATCTATCTGAACGATATGGGGGCACATTCTCTTGACATCCTATTTTATATATTCTTTGAGGCGGCTACTTGGTCCGATGAATTGAAATTTAGACAAGAAATAATCTTGGAAATTCTAAAGTTAGGTAGACTGCTCAGCGTACATTTTGCCTTCCCGACACAGACCTTGCATGTAGAAAACATGCCTGGGCAACCTAGTTTATCTCCCGAATACACACTGACCAAACAAGACCTAAATGATCGCCTCAATCAGTATTTTGGCGAGAAGGCTTGA
- a CDS encoding BatD family protein has translation MSKVGFSFIILWAFFNFFSQAQEVKIDLGSSEIALNQLYTITITVNDGRLQNYSGFPEIQGFQKRGTSSSSSTNFINGVRSSTQSITQNYLPMGEGTYQLPPFEIAVNGQPFRSPGATIKVGPPMQQQRRNQNAYDPFEDFFGQRSANQPQEFINVEADAFLALTTDKSAVYPGEGFTMTLAFYVAKDNQAEMRFHQLGEQLEEIIKKIKPANCWEENFNIESITGEPITVNGKDYNQFKIYQATYYPLNNETINIPKVGLELIKYQVAKTRTYFGRNKKEELVTFHSKAKSIKIKPMPPHPLKESVSVGNYRLEEKISSQRIKTGDSFNYEFGIVGEGNISAINELKLEGDENFDLFPPNVKQSINRSNGKVRGRKSFSFYGIPNEPGTYNMGDYFYWIYFNTNTEKYDTLKSQVVLEVIGESKKNEHISSNDMGAFYDGIDMENNQLISLDGRKNLRTIINVVIFVMIALTVGLLFKK, from the coding sequence ATGAGTAAAGTAGGTTTCTCCTTCATTATTTTATGGGCATTTTTTAACTTTTTTTCACAGGCGCAAGAAGTTAAAATTGATTTGGGATCCAGCGAGATCGCACTGAATCAACTATATACCATCACCATCACGGTCAATGATGGCAGATTGCAGAATTATAGTGGTTTTCCAGAGATACAAGGTTTTCAAAAGCGAGGTACATCTTCATCTTCCTCGACCAATTTCATCAACGGCGTTAGAAGCTCTACACAGAGCATCACACAAAACTATTTGCCAATGGGTGAGGGCACCTATCAATTGCCTCCATTCGAGATAGCAGTCAACGGACAGCCATTTCGTTCGCCAGGAGCAACTATCAAAGTAGGCCCGCCGATGCAGCAGCAACGTAGGAATCAGAATGCCTACGATCCGTTTGAGGATTTTTTTGGTCAGCGAAGTGCGAACCAGCCACAGGAGTTTATCAACGTAGAGGCAGATGCATTTTTGGCACTGACCACTGACAAGTCCGCCGTCTACCCTGGCGAAGGTTTTACGATGACGCTCGCATTTTATGTGGCCAAGGACAATCAGGCAGAAATGCGTTTTCATCAGTTGGGGGAGCAACTGGAAGAAATCATCAAGAAAATCAAACCAGCCAACTGTTGGGAGGAAAATTTCAACATTGAAAGCATAACTGGAGAACCGATCACTGTCAATGGAAAAGATTACAACCAGTTCAAAATCTACCAGGCGACTTACTATCCGCTCAACAACGAGACGATCAATATTCCAAAAGTAGGATTAGAATTGATCAAATATCAGGTAGCCAAAACCCGTACTTATTTTGGTCGAAACAAGAAGGAAGAGTTGGTGACTTTTCATTCCAAAGCCAAGTCGATCAAAATCAAACCCATGCCGCCACATCCGCTCAAAGAGAGCGTATCAGTGGGTAATTATAGATTGGAAGAAAAGATTAGTTCACAGCGTATCAAGACTGGTGACAGTTTCAACTATGAGTTTGGGATCGTAGGAGAAGGCAACATCTCAGCAATCAATGAACTAAAGCTAGAAGGGGACGAGAATTTTGATTTGTTTCCTCCCAATGTCAAGCAAAGCATCAATCGTAGCAATGGCAAAGTAAGAGGAAGAAAATCATTCAGTTTTTATGGCATTCCAAATGAGCCTGGTACATACAATATGGGAGACTATTTTTACTGGATTTATTTCAATACCAATACTGAAAAGTATGACACGCTGAAGTCTCAAGTGGTTTTGGAAGTGATCGGAGAGAGTAAAAAGAATGAACACATTTCGTCCAATGACATGGGTGCTTTTTACGATGGGATTGACATGGAGAATAATCAATTGATTTCCTTAGATGGTCGCAAAAACCTAAGAACTATCATCAATGTTGTTATTTTTGTGATGATAGCCTTGACAGTCGGGCTTCTATTCAAAAAATAG
- the aroC gene encoding chorismate synthase → MSNSFGSLFKITTFGESHGRALGVTIDGCPAGIELDLNFIQHEMTRRMPGQSKITTQRKEPDVFEILSGVFEGKTTGTPLAMVIYNTDQKSKDYSHIADSYRPSHADYTYQEKYGIRDYRGGGRSSARETAARVAAGAVAKLALKQLGVEIHAYVSQAGDIKTTKSHEELDFSLTESNIVRCPDPEVADQMIALIDEVRKQGDTIGGIVSCVIKGTPVGLGEPVFDKLHARLGAAMLGINAVKGFEYGSGFEGAKMRGSEHNDHFDIVDGKVVTKTNLSGGIQGGISNGADIYFNVAFKPVATIMRDQDSVDKHGEKVTVSGKGRHDPCVVPRAVPIVEAMAAMTILDFYLLNKSTQL, encoded by the coding sequence ATGAGCAATTCATTTGGGTCTTTATTCAAGATCACAACCTTCGGAGAATCACATGGTCGGGCATTGGGTGTGACCATAGACGGATGTCCTGCAGGGATAGAATTAGATTTGAATTTCATTCAACATGAAATGACCAGAAGAATGCCTGGTCAGTCCAAAATCACAACCCAAAGGAAAGAGCCGGATGTTTTTGAGATATTGAGTGGCGTATTTGAGGGCAAAACCACAGGTACACCCTTGGCGATGGTTATTTACAATACCGACCAAAAGAGCAAAGATTACTCTCACATAGCAGACTCCTACAGACCCTCTCATGCTGACTATACCTACCAAGAAAAATACGGGATTCGTGACTATCGTGGAGGAGGCAGAAGCTCAGCTAGAGAAACGGCCGCAAGGGTAGCTGCTGGTGCAGTAGCTAAACTGGCGTTGAAACAACTCGGGGTAGAGATTCATGCCTATGTGTCACAAGCAGGAGACATCAAAACAACCAAGTCGCACGAGGAACTGGATTTTTCTCTCACAGAATCCAACATCGTGAGGTGTCCAGATCCAGAGGTAGCAGACCAGATGATCGCATTGATCGATGAAGTAAGGAAACAAGGTGATACTATCGGAGGTATAGTGAGTTGTGTGATCAAAGGTACGCCCGTAGGATTGGGAGAGCCTGTTTTTGACAAGTTGCATGCACGATTGGGCGCAGCGATGTTGGGAATCAATGCTGTCAAAGGATTTGAATATGGCAGTGGGTTCGAAGGGGCCAAAATGCGTGGATCAGAACACAACGATCATTTTGACATAGTGGATGGCAAGGTGGTCACAAAGACGAATTTGTCTGGCGGTATCCAAGGCGGGATTTCTAATGGTGCCGATATTTACTTCAATGTGGCGTTCAAGCCAGTTGCTACTATCATGAGAGACCAAGACTCTGTGGACAAGCATGGTGAAAAAGTGACAGTCTCAGGCAAGGGCAGACACGATCCCTGCGTTGTGCCAAGAGCTGTGCCGATCGTGGAGGCCATGGCAGCTATGACTATTCTGGATTTTTATTTACTCAACAAGTCCACGCAGTTGTAG
- a CDS encoding NifU family protein encodes MEDEVKSAPVNIYLESNPNPNTLKFVANFFLLPEGMNFDYPTIDAATNSPLAQELFTFPFVKGVFIMSNFVTVTKDAETEWVEVQNGIRDHIKAYLESGQTAVDMSIAYEQAQEKAATALPSSDMDENIKGILDEYIRPAVEQDGGAISFHSFEEGTVKVILQGSCSGCPSSTLTLKAGIENLLKRMIPEVKAVEAING; translated from the coding sequence ATGGAAGACGAAGTAAAAAGCGCACCAGTCAATATATACCTAGAATCAAACCCTAATCCCAATACGTTGAAGTTCGTGGCGAACTTCTTCTTGTTGCCAGAGGGAATGAATTTTGACTACCCAACTATTGATGCTGCAACCAATTCACCTTTGGCGCAGGAGTTGTTCACTTTCCCTTTCGTCAAGGGAGTGTTCATCATGAGCAATTTTGTGACAGTGACCAAAGACGCAGAAACAGAATGGGTTGAAGTACAAAATGGTATTAGAGACCACATCAAAGCATACTTGGAATCAGGACAGACTGCGGTAGACATGTCGATCGCCTACGAACAGGCACAAGAAAAGGCAGCAACAGCTTTGCCGTCATCTGATATGGATGAGAATATCAAAGGCATTCTAGATGAGTACATCCGTCCAGCAGTAGAGCAAGATGGTGGAGCGATCAGCTTCCATTCTTTTGAAGAAGGAACTGTCAAAGTGATCTTGCAAGGATCATGTAGTGGGTGTCCTTCATCAACCTTGACCTTGAAAGCCGGAATTGAGAATCTACTAAAAAGAATGATTCCAGAAGTGAAAGCTGTGGAAGCAATCAATGGTTAA